A genomic window from Salvia miltiorrhiza cultivar Shanhuang (shh) chromosome 5, IMPLAD_Smil_shh, whole genome shotgun sequence includes:
- the LOC131026003 gene encoding NADP-dependent malic enzyme-like has protein sequence MSAILLQSYEKAPSHCISDASLCNLQAGTGIAELIALEMSKRANTPVEEARKKIWLVDSKGLIVSSRKESLQHFKLPWAHEHEPVQELLDAVKEIKPSVLIGTSGVGRTFTKEAVEAMAANNEKPLILTLSNPTSQSECTAEEAYTWSEGRAIFASGSPFPPVEYNGKTYATGQL, from the exons ATGAGTGCGATTTTATTACAG AGTTATGAGAAGGCACCGAGCCACTGCATTTCAGATGCTAGCTTATGTAATTTACag GCTGGAACCGGCATAGCTGAACTTATCGCGCTTGAGATGTCCAAAAGG GCAAACACTCCAGTCGAGGAGGCAAGGAAGAAAATTTGGCTTGTGGACTCTAAG GGGTTGATTGTCAGCTCTCGTAAAGAGTCTCTTCAGCATTTCAAACTGCCTTGGGCTCACGAGCACGAACCAGTTCAAGAATTGTTAGATGCAGTTAAG GAGATAAAGCCATCAGTTCTGATTGGGACTTCTGGTGTGGGAAGGACCTTCACAAAAGAAGCAGTAGAGGCTATGGCTGCCAACAATgag AAACCTCTCATTCTTACTTTGTCAAATCCAACCTCACAATCAGAATGTACTGCTGAAGAAGCCTACACATGGAGTGAG GGACGCGCAATATTTGCCAGCGGAAGCCCATTCCCCCCGGTCGAGTACAACGGGAAAACATACGCAACAGGCCAG CTTTGA